TGATGTGCTGTGaatatttatgttttgtttttgtttgttctggtaaagcactttgtaagttgttgtttttaaaggtgctattcaaataaagttattatttttaatgactttaCAGTACTTTATGTGAGGGCCTGTGAAACAAATGTACCTTCAATGCAGAAATCTTCACACTAGTATTTTTCAGTTGAATGCTGGTGAAAAGCAGGCATAATGTGAAAGAATccaaactgagaaaaaaaaactcaataacAGACTCGCATAGTTGTTTTTGATTAATCAGTTACTTCttttgtttataaaatgtcagaaaatggtaaatGCCTGTTATGATTTCCCACAGCACAAGGTGACATAcagattgctttttttgtctgaccaagagtcatatatatattcatttcaGTATTGTATATGACAGAAAGGCAGCGagtcctcacatttgagaagctaaagaaaaaaaaaaaaagagagacaaactCAATCAAATCGCTTATCAAAATAATTGCTGATTCATCTAtgaatcgttgcagctctagctctgtgtttttatgtataGTTGGTTGTGTAAAATGTCTTTAATTAAGTTGTAATCATGTCTTCTTGTCTGACAGATGGGCTGACATGTTCTCAGCGAAGGGTTGCCATGATGGCCCTCAACATAAATTTACTCACCCGTTTGTCCAGGTAAAGTAATAAAGGTGACAGGATTGTATCGCACTTGATTTTCACTCAGCACCACGTTGGCCAAAAAATTCTTTCTTTGTACTGACCGAAATGTGTCTGTAGCACAATTATTAAATACTGTCAGGTACCTGCTTCAAAAATTTGtcatgtttatttattgattaatcagatagttttttttttttttttaaatctgggtTCTCCAGCTTTCTCCCACAGTCTAAAAGATATGCAGGTTAATTGTGTGGACTCTactggccgggttagctcagttggtagagcgggcgcacatatgtagaagtttattcctcgacgcagaaggtccagggttcgagtccaatctgtgacggtttcctgcatgtctctcccctttcatatctcagctgtcctatccattaaaggcagaaatgcccaaaaataaaaatctttcaaaaaaaattgtgttgaCTCTAAAATGTAAAATCCAATCAGTAATCATTTTCTGAACTGCTGTTAAATCAAAAATTATAATCTGTTTCCCCTCTGTGACTTCCTCTCACTCTCCCTGTCCAGGCAGTGGGTATGTTTCTGGGCGAGTTCAGCTGTATTGCGGCCTTCTACATGTTACTTTGCTATGACAGACGTCGCCCAGAGCCCAAGGTAAACCCAGGCCAGAGCTTCAaccctctcctcttcttcccacCCGCCATGTGTGACATGACGGCCACCTCCATCATGTATGTTGGTAAGTGAACTTTTGTTTAAAGTGCTCCTGTGTTGTTTATCTGGTGTTCGTGGTAGGCATTAGCATTTGAAAGCTTGTGTCCTGATCTATTTTTCCACGTCAAAAGTCAATAAAATGACGTAAATCCCGTTAGCCAAACCAAAAAGATGATCTACTTCTCTTTAAAGAATCCATTCATCAGGAAAAAGATAATCGAATCAAAGATAGTGTTGTTTTCCTCAGTGTCACTTTGGTGTGGTTTGCAGCCGCTGCCTTTCAACTTCATTCAGTAGAATGATTTGATTGTTTATGTGTCATGGAAAAGAAAGTTAGCATTTCCGGATGATAAATGTGATCATGTGTCCAAGACAAATGTCCTTCTTGgacaataaaaaatgtgtagAAAATTAGTAGTTAGAGGGAATTAAAAAGTAAGACCAGTGGGACCAGCCCGTTCTGGGAACGGCAAGGATTGTGTGTGGATTACGTGTATAGAGCAAGGGCTTAATACATTGTCCCATACTAGCAGcctaaaatattgtattttttctgcttttatattatattatattaactgtttttaactgctctttaatgtttaatttcttatactgcactgtaacttttattctcgtattttatcggtttttaattttttttatcgtttttaactgctctttagtgttttatgtgaagcactttgaattgccctgttgctgaaatatactatacaaataaagctgcctcgCCTTGCCTAGAAAATGAACTCTGTTAATGAAAGTTTTTGGGTTCACAGCTCTCAACATGACCAGCGCCTCCAGCTTCCAGATGCTGCGTGGAGCCGTCATCATCTTCACTGGTCTGCTTTCTGTGGCGTTCCTGGGGCGACGCCTGCTACCCAGTCAATGGCTCGGCATCTTCATCACCATCTTGGGCCTGGTCATAGTGGGCCTCGCCGACTTCTTCAGCGGGCACAAAGACGACACGCACAAACTTAGCGACGTCCTCACAGGTGAGGTGGATTTTAGTTCCGATGTGCTTAATGTGCTGCTGTAATCATCTCTGGTCAATCCATGGTGTTGCCAGATAACCGCAGGAAAAGTAAAGTGTAGCCATTATTTGGTTAAATGTTTTCTTGTGGTAGAGCAGGCAACATATCTACGTATAAAATCTCAGTACAACATGAAACTACATTGAAAAGGATTTACAAACatgtatgcatttatttatttataacagCAGTAAATTAAAGACAACTACTCTCTTCTGTCCTGCAGGAGACTTGCTGATCATCATGGCTCAGATCATTGTTTCGGTGCAGATGGTCCTGGAGGAAAAGATTGTCTACAAACATGATGTCCATCCTCTTCGGGCTGTTGGTACTGAAGGTACAGCAGTTGTTCACCTGCAGTTACATGCAACATGTGTTTGTCACCAAAAGGGGGAAAAGATTGTACCCCCTCAACCCACCAAAGGAGTGAGGAACACAAATGGAATGAGCCAATGTCCTGAATTCCCAGTGTTAAAAGAAGTAAATAGTCAAAGGTCAAATAACAACAGATAGCAGTCACCTTCTAAGAGGAAGGAAGATAGAGTATTGTAGATTTTAGAGACCTTTGTGACAGTGACGTTAGATGCATAGTATTTGCAAAAGGCTAAAGTAGGAGTAGTACTTAGGGACAAACGCAGGAACTTTCTCCACAGTGTACACAGagtttgaccaaatacattaataaatgttaaagcAGTACTTATCATTGTTGTACATTATCATATTACTGTTTCATGTGAAAAGGATCTCTTATAGTGATGAACTCACAGCTCTTCTGAGCTTTTCAGCATCTTTAGTGTATTGCTTTACTCTCGGCGCGCTCTTGTTTCTAGCAACGCCGGGCAGCAGTTTTTAGTGGAAAAGCTCAAAAATCCAACTGAATGcgacctgctcagcaccaaa
This genomic window from Perca flavescens isolate YP-PL-M2 chromosome 18, PFLA_1.0, whole genome shotgun sequence contains:
- the slc35f6 gene encoding solute carrier family 35 member F6, with amino-acid sequence MMDWTKYQLFLAGLMLTTGSLNTLSAKWADMFSAKGCHDGPQHKFTHPFVQAVGMFLGEFSCIAAFYMLLCYDRRRPEPKVNPGQSFNPLLFFPPAMCDMTATSIMYVALNMTSASSFQMLRGAVIIFTGLLSVAFLGRRLLPSQWLGIFITILGLVIVGLADFFSGHKDDTHKLSDVLTGDLLIIMAQIIVSVQMVLEEKIVYKHDVHPLRAVGTEGFFGFFVLSLLLIPMYFIHVGNFSDNPRQVLEDALDAFCQIGHEPLILLALLGNTVSIAFFNFAGISVTKEISATTRMVLDSLRTLVIWVVSLALGWEQFHGLQVLGFLVLLVGTALYNGLHRPLLARIPCCAAMANTEEQEDSPGERERLLGDGSVQAGDQS